Proteins from one Azospirillum brasilense genomic window:
- a CDS encoding DMT family transporter, which produces MPPSVRVVPSPITAPALPTEALIAVLAGALLHASWNTVLKAGGGNASDAVLVVAGSAFIALLLLPVVPAPSLASAPYLCVTAVLHVAYFRLLAAAYREGAMSHAYPLMRGTPPLIVALCSGALLGEGLSSGAWTGTVMVCGGILGLTLLGRRSGPSGSWRGTACALANALVIAAYTVVDGIGVRLSGAPAGYTLWCFLLLSVPMVGGALLRDARGFLSHARRRWMVALCGGAASIASYGLALWAMTLGPVAVVAALRETSILFAMALAALVLKERVGPVRLASGAVIVLGAASLRLAA; this is translated from the coding sequence ATGCCGCCCTCCGTCCGTGTCGTCCCCTCCCCAATCACGGCTCCCGCTTTGCCCACCGAAGCCCTTATCGCCGTCCTGGCCGGCGCTCTTCTCCATGCCAGCTGGAACACTGTGCTGAAGGCCGGCGGCGGCAACGCCTCCGACGCGGTCCTGGTCGTCGCCGGATCCGCCTTCATCGCCCTGCTGCTGCTTCCCGTCGTTCCGGCGCCGTCGCTCGCCAGCGCGCCTTACCTCTGTGTGACGGCGGTGCTGCACGTCGCCTATTTCCGTCTCCTTGCCGCCGCCTATCGCGAGGGGGCGATGAGCCACGCCTATCCCCTGATGCGCGGCACACCGCCGTTGATCGTGGCGCTGTGCAGCGGCGCCCTGCTGGGCGAGGGGCTGTCCAGCGGTGCCTGGACCGGAACGGTGATGGTCTGCGGCGGCATTCTTGGGCTGACCCTGCTGGGGCGGAGATCGGGCCCGTCGGGATCGTGGCGGGGCACCGCCTGCGCGCTCGCCAACGCCCTTGTGATTGCCGCCTACACGGTGGTGGACGGCATCGGCGTGCGGCTGTCCGGTGCGCCGGCCGGCTACACGCTGTGGTGCTTCCTGCTGTTGAGCGTGCCCATGGTGGGGGGTGCGCTGCTGCGCGACGCCAGGGGGTTTCTGAGCCATGCCCGCCGGCGCTGGATGGTGGCGCTGTGCGGCGGGGCGGCCAGCATCGCCTCCTACGGGCTCGCGCTCTGGGCGATGACCCTCGGACCGGTCGCCGTGGTGGCGGCGCTGCGCGAAACCTCGATTCTGTTCGCCATGGCGCTGGCCGCGCTGGTGCTCAAGGAGCGGGTCGGTCCGGTGCGTCTGGCCTCTGGCGCGGTCATCGTGCTCGGCGCCGCGTCGCTGCGCCTCGCAGCCTGA
- a CDS encoding FkbM family methyltransferase has translation MTPEELFRAVADYVAEHQGQAGQQDFFRAIHRQALKGMGLVNDADIQATGEAGVLRYIQGELKRRGVADAEVVIFDVGANVGVYTAAALDRFPAATVWSFEPSPTAFRALQETAARYPGRCRPVNFGLSDRTGAATLRGDRPGSTLASLHDRAIREFQQGGSGETVRLATLDGFCAETGIDRVHFLKIDVEGHEIAVLDGARGLLDRRAVDFIQFEFGGCNLDSRTFLRDFWSRLDGFAVCKIVKDGLYRLSAYSEFDEIFAYQNFLAIRQ, from the coding sequence ATGACCCCTGAAGAGCTGTTTCGCGCCGTCGCCGATTATGTGGCGGAGCATCAGGGACAAGCCGGTCAGCAGGACTTCTTCCGGGCGATCCACCGGCAGGCCTTGAAGGGCATGGGCCTGGTCAACGACGCCGACATCCAGGCCACCGGCGAGGCCGGAGTCCTCCGCTACATCCAGGGCGAGTTGAAGCGGCGCGGCGTCGCCGACGCCGAAGTTGTGATCTTTGACGTCGGCGCCAACGTCGGGGTTTACACGGCGGCGGCGCTCGACCGCTTTCCCGCCGCAACCGTCTGGTCCTTCGAGCCGTCGCCGACGGCGTTCCGCGCGCTGCAGGAGACGGCCGCGCGGTACCCCGGCCGTTGCCGCCCCGTCAACTTTGGCCTGTCCGACCGCACTGGTGCGGCGACCCTGCGCGGCGACCGGCCCGGCTCGACCCTGGCCTCCCTCCACGACCGCGCGATCCGGGAGTTTCAGCAGGGCGGGAGCGGCGAGACCGTTCGTCTGGCGACGCTGGACGGGTTCTGCGCGGAGACCGGCATCGACCGCGTCCATTTCCTCAAGATCGACGTTGAGGGCCACGAGATCGCTGTGCTGGATGGGGCGCGCGGCTTGCTCGACCGGCGCGCCGTCGATTTCATCCAGTTCGAATTCGGTGGCTGCAACCTCGATTCCCGGACCTTCCTGCGCGATTTCTGGAGCCGGCTGGACGGTTTCGCCGTCTGCAAGATCGTCAAGGACGGGCTGTACCGGCTGTCCGCTTATTCCGAGTTCGACGAAATTTTCGCATACCAGAACTTCCTGGCCATCCGCCAGTAG
- the ade gene encoding adenine deaminase: MAVTRDELKTRIGQALGETKADLVIKNTRFLNVVTGETAAGDIALCGDRIVGTYESYDGTEEIDGSGLTVVPGFIDTHVHCESTCVTPMEFDRCVLPRGTTTAICDPHEICNVLGDKGLRYFLDCAEGTALDLRVQLSSCVPATELETSGARLEAADLLRHKDHPKVLGLAEFMNFPGVFHKVDGVLEKLAAFDGRHIDGHAPLLSGRELNAYLSCGIRNCHETTSAPEAMEKLRKGMQVLIRDGSVSKDVHALAPVIQPETSPFLGFCTDDRNPLDIAEEGHMDHLIRSAIRLGAPLSHVYRAATWSAARGFGLFDRGLIAPGQRADLVLLDDLEDCAVNRVIRNGRVVSPETFAGRPAVSPVGLRSVKLHPVTAEDFAVPARGSVQSVIGVLPGKIITAHLRLEVPAKDGKLVADPDRDILKICVFARHGTNQNVGRGFASGFHFREGALASSVGHDSHNICVVGASDEDMAIAVNRLIELQGGFVAVRNGKVVGELALPLAGLMSLEPFETVERHLRSLRASVKEMGCPLAEPFLQLAFLPLPVIPHLKITDRGLVDVDKFAMVEA; this comes from the coding sequence ATGGCAGTCACCCGGGACGAACTGAAGACGCGCATCGGCCAGGCCCTGGGCGAGACGAAGGCCGATCTGGTCATCAAGAACACCCGTTTCCTCAACGTCGTCACCGGAGAGACCGCCGCGGGCGACATCGCCCTGTGCGGCGACCGGATCGTCGGCACCTACGAGTCCTACGACGGGACGGAGGAGATCGACGGGTCCGGTTTGACCGTCGTGCCGGGCTTCATCGACACCCACGTCCATTGCGAATCCACTTGCGTCACGCCGATGGAGTTCGATCGCTGCGTCCTGCCGCGCGGCACAACCACGGCCATCTGCGACCCGCACGAAATCTGCAACGTGCTGGGCGATAAAGGCCTGCGCTATTTCCTCGACTGCGCCGAGGGAACGGCGCTGGACCTGCGTGTGCAGCTCTCCTCCTGCGTGCCGGCAACGGAGCTTGAAACGTCCGGCGCGCGGCTGGAGGCGGCGGACCTGCTGCGCCACAAGGACCACCCGAAGGTGCTGGGGCTGGCCGAGTTCATGAACTTCCCCGGCGTCTTCCACAAGGTGGACGGGGTTCTCGAAAAGCTGGCCGCCTTCGACGGGCGCCACATCGACGGCCACGCCCCGCTGCTCAGCGGGCGGGAACTGAACGCCTATCTCTCCTGTGGCATCCGCAACTGCCACGAGACGACCAGCGCGCCGGAGGCGATGGAAAAGCTGCGCAAGGGCATGCAGGTGCTGATCCGCGACGGGTCGGTGTCGAAGGACGTGCACGCCCTGGCCCCGGTGATCCAGCCGGAAACCTCACCCTTCCTCGGCTTCTGCACCGACGACCGCAACCCCCTCGACATCGCCGAGGAGGGGCACATGGACCATCTGATCCGCAGCGCGATCCGGCTCGGCGCCCCGCTGTCCCATGTCTACCGCGCGGCCACATGGTCGGCGGCGCGCGGCTTCGGTCTGTTCGACCGCGGCCTGATCGCGCCTGGGCAGCGCGCGGATCTCGTTCTGCTGGACGATCTGGAGGACTGCGCGGTCAACCGGGTCATCCGCAACGGGCGCGTGGTGTCGCCGGAGACCTTCGCCGGCCGGCCGGCGGTCAGCCCGGTGGGGCTGCGCTCCGTCAAGCTCCACCCGGTGACCGCGGAGGATTTCGCCGTGCCGGCCCGCGGCTCGGTCCAGTCGGTGATCGGCGTTCTGCCCGGCAAGATCATCACCGCCCATTTGCGGCTGGAGGTGCCGGCGAAGGATGGAAAGCTGGTGGCCGATCCCGACCGCGACATCCTGAAGATCTGCGTCTTCGCCCGCCACGGCACCAACCAGAATGTCGGGCGCGGCTTCGCCAGCGGCTTCCATTTCCGCGAGGGCGCGCTGGCCTCCTCGGTCGGGCACGACAGCCACAACATCTGCGTGGTCGGCGCGTCGGACGAGGATATGGCCATCGCCGTCAACCGCCTGATCGAGCTTCAGGGCGGCTTCGTCGCGGTGCGCAACGGCAAGGTCGTGGGTGAACTGGCCCTGCCGCTGGCCGGGCTGATGAGCCTGGAACCCTTCGAGACGGTGGAGCGCCATCTGCGCAGCCTGCGCGCCTCGGTGAAGGAGATGGGCTGCCCGCTGGCCGAGCCCTTCCTGCAACTGGCCTTCCTGCCGCTGCCGGTGATCCCGCATCTGAAGATCACCGACCGCGGGCTGGTGGACGTCGACAAATTCGCGATGGTGGAAGCGTGA
- a CDS encoding methyl-accepting chemotaxis protein: MLKALRNLKIGPKVYLLVGLQAVVAAVTGLMGLAAMQDLAGKSEAIERASDRQVLGEQLNGLVLAVVMDSRGVYMARDRAEVDKFGKPLLDNLNTLGERLGTLKRLTPAEGQAALAPVATKTEDFIRFRTETVRLAREKSPAEARTYGDNDANRSNRQALNAAIQTLSADQDGMIDRLHDELVSARNHWTTLMLAIGVGGVLFGILLAVLVARDMIARPIARMTAAMKTIAAGNTGAEVPGTGQGDEVGDMAEAVLVFRDGLRRATDLAEQERREIDVRRQRQERLEALTHGFTQKIEGLCRTLNGEADSIRNSAESLTHSAADASRRSSTVAAAAEQATGNVQTVAAATEELSTSIGSISQRLGEAARIASEAEREAQRTNSTIQGLAQAAEKIGAVVNLITEIASQTNLLALNATIEAARAGEAGKGFAVVAQEVKSLANQTARATEEISAQIVAIQNETQQAVGAISGIVGTIERISDISTNVAAAVEQQGSATQEIARNVQEAAIGTQEVSSTISGVSQSADHTGEAAGGLLSAAKGLSVHARTLQSDVDDFTRQMKAV; this comes from the coding sequence ATGTTGAAAGCGCTTAGGAATCTAAAGATCGGACCGAAGGTCTATCTTCTCGTGGGTCTGCAGGCGGTTGTGGCCGCGGTGACCGGCCTGATGGGGCTGGCCGCCATGCAGGATCTGGCCGGCAAGTCGGAAGCCATCGAACGCGCGTCGGACCGGCAGGTGCTGGGCGAGCAGCTCAACGGCCTCGTCCTGGCCGTCGTCATGGATTCGCGCGGCGTCTACATGGCCCGCGACCGGGCCGAAGTGGACAAGTTCGGCAAGCCCCTGCTGGACAACCTGAACACCCTCGGCGAGCGGCTCGGCACCCTGAAGCGCCTCACCCCGGCGGAAGGACAGGCCGCACTGGCTCCGGTGGCGACAAAAACCGAGGATTTCATCCGCTTCCGCACCGAAACGGTGCGCCTCGCCCGCGAGAAAAGTCCGGCCGAAGCCCGGACCTACGGCGACAACGACGCCAACCGCAGCAACCGCCAGGCGCTCAACGCCGCGATCCAAACGCTCAGCGCCGACCAGGACGGCATGATCGACCGCCTGCACGACGAGTTGGTGTCGGCCCGGAACCACTGGACCACCCTGATGCTCGCCATCGGCGTCGGCGGCGTGCTCTTCGGCATCCTGCTGGCGGTCCTGGTCGCCCGCGACATGATCGCGCGCCCCATCGCCCGCATGACCGCGGCGATGAAGACCATTGCCGCCGGCAACACCGGAGCCGAGGTGCCCGGCACCGGCCAGGGCGACGAGGTCGGCGACATGGCGGAGGCCGTGCTGGTCTTCCGCGACGGGCTGCGCCGCGCCACCGATCTGGCCGAGCAGGAACGCCGCGAGATCGACGTCCGCCGCCAGCGTCAGGAGCGGCTGGAAGCCCTGACCCACGGCTTCACCCAGAAGATCGAGGGTCTGTGCCGCACCCTGAATGGGGAGGCCGATAGCATCCGCAACAGCGCCGAATCGCTGACCCACTCCGCCGCCGACGCCTCGCGCCGCAGCTCGACCGTCGCCGCGGCGGCGGAGCAGGCCACCGGCAACGTCCAGACCGTGGCGGCGGCGACCGAGGAGCTGTCCACCTCCATCGGCTCGATCAGCCAGCGCCTCGGCGAGGCCGCCCGCATCGCCAGCGAGGCGGAGCGGGAGGCCCAGCGCACCAACAGCACCATCCAGGGGCTCGCCCAGGCGGCGGAGAAGATCGGCGCGGTGGTCAACCTCATCACCGAGATCGCCAGCCAGACCAACCTGCTGGCGCTGAACGCGACGATCGAGGCGGCGCGCGCCGGCGAGGCTGGCAAGGGCTTCGCCGTGGTGGCGCAGGAGGTGAAGAGCCTCGCCAACCAGACCGCCCGCGCCACCGAGGAGATTTCCGCCCAGATCGTCGCCATCCAGAACGAGACCCAGCAAGCGGTCGGCGCGATCAGCGGCATCGTCGGCACCATCGAGCGGATCAGCGACATCAGCACCAACGTCGCCGCCGCGGTCGAGCAGCAGGGCTCCGCCACCCAGGAAATCGCCCGCAACGTCCAGGAGGCCGCCATCGGCACGCAGGAGGTCTCGTCGACCATCTCCGGCGTGTCGCAGTCGGCCGACCACACCGGCGAAGCCGCCGGCGGCCTGCTGAGCGCCGCCAAGGGCCTGTCGGTCCACGCGCGCACCCTGCAGAGCGACGTGGACGACTTCACCCGCCAGATGAAGGCGGTCTGA
- a CDS encoding hydrogenase small subunit yields MPDGHVDLDAEHIGDLDEYEGALAGLSRREFLAYCTGVAATLGLSPAFGVKIANAAVAAPRPTVIWLSGQACTGCTESLLRTHHPSLETLILDTISLDYNETLMTGSGHQAENWKQQAMKDNWGKYLMVTDGSIPTKDGGVYCKVAGKTYKDAVLECAKGAAAVISMGSCSSWGGWPSTGVNPTGAVGLNEIIKDKPVVSVPGCPPNPYNFLSLVLHFVAFGKLPELDDKMRPKFAFGRLIHENCERRPHFDAGRFAMEFGDYGHRQGYCLYKLGCKGPETYANCPSIGFNDVGQGTWPVGTGHPCFGCTEKGVGFTKGIHELASLKSVAPPNTYPAVAVDKGEGMSAGAAAVVAGIAGAAVGAGAVISSRLGKQDAKTESSSTAAE; encoded by the coding sequence ATGCCCGACGGACATGTGGATCTCGACGCCGAGCACATCGGCGATCTCGACGAGTATGAGGGTGCGCTGGCCGGCCTGTCCCGCCGGGAATTCCTGGCCTACTGCACGGGCGTGGCCGCCACGCTGGGTCTCTCCCCCGCCTTCGGCGTGAAGATCGCCAACGCCGCCGTGGCTGCGCCGCGCCCGACGGTGATCTGGCTGTCGGGCCAAGCCTGCACCGGCTGCACCGAATCGTTGCTGCGCACCCACCACCCGTCGCTCGAGACGCTGATCCTCGACACCATCTCGCTCGATTACAACGAGACGCTGATGACCGGCTCCGGCCACCAGGCCGAGAACTGGAAGCAGCAGGCGATGAAGGACAATTGGGGCAAGTACCTGATGGTCACCGACGGCTCCATCCCGACGAAGGACGGGGGCGTCTACTGCAAGGTCGCCGGCAAGACCTACAAGGACGCCGTGCTGGAGTGCGCCAAGGGTGCGGCCGCGGTCATCTCCATGGGCTCCTGCTCCTCCTGGGGCGGCTGGCCGTCGACCGGCGTCAACCCCACGGGCGCCGTCGGGCTGAACGAGATCATCAAGGACAAGCCGGTCGTCTCGGTCCCCGGCTGCCCGCCAAACCCCTACAACTTCCTGTCGCTGGTCCTGCATTTCGTCGCCTTCGGCAAGCTGCCGGAGCTGGACGACAAGATGCGCCCGAAGTTCGCCTTCGGCCGCCTGATCCATGAGAACTGCGAGCGCCGCCCGCATTTCGACGCCGGGCGCTTCGCCATGGAGTTCGGCGACTACGGCCACCGCCAGGGCTACTGTCTCTACAAGCTCGGCTGCAAGGGTCCGGAGACCTATGCGAACTGTCCGTCCATCGGCTTCAACGACGTCGGCCAGGGCACCTGGCCGGTGGGCACCGGCCATCCCTGCTTCGGCTGCACCGAAAAGGGCGTCGGCTTCACCAAGGGCATCCATGAACTGGCCTCGCTGAAGTCGGTGGCGCCGCCGAACACCTACCCGGCAGTCGCCGTGGACAAGGGCGAGGGCATGTCGGCCGGGGCCGCGGCGGTGGTCGCCGGCATCGCCGGCGCGGCGGTCGGCGCCGGCGCCGTCATCTCCAGCCGGCTCGGCAAGCAGGACGCGAAGACCGAATCCTCCTCCACCGCCGCCGAGTGA
- the hybA gene encoding hydrogenase 2 operon protein HybA produces MMSKNKTSVSRRGFLRNAVKGSAAAAAAACTTVVAAPPEANALVRPPKPLPPDAVGLLYDSTLCIGCKACVTACKEVNHMPPDVGPAQQGWNAGGGDKPIYDSPVELSAKTLNVIKAYSHGTGATKDSAENGFAFIKRQCLHCADPSCVSVCPVSAMTKDAKTGIVNHDPSACIGCRYCVLSCPFGVPKYDYNDAFGEIKKCQLCKQQLAKNELPGCADVCPTGATLFGRTEDLKAEARRRTALKVGEYAHFPRGDIAGKVGGPRSGHEKLVEAAYQTHIYGEKELGGTQCLAVSAVPFDKLNLPTNVPENGYPTLSEGIQHTLYAGMIAPATVFAGLAYLAHRNTKNHTDE; encoded by the coding sequence ATGATGTCAAAGAACAAGACATCGGTCTCGCGGCGCGGCTTCCTGCGGAACGCGGTCAAGGGCAGCGCGGCCGCCGCCGCAGCGGCCTGCACCACCGTGGTCGCCGCCCCGCCGGAGGCCAACGCGCTGGTCCGCCCGCCCAAGCCGCTGCCGCCCGACGCCGTCGGCCTGCTCTACGACAGCACGCTGTGCATCGGCTGCAAGGCCTGTGTGACCGCCTGCAAGGAGGTCAACCACATGCCGCCCGACGTCGGCCCGGCCCAGCAGGGCTGGAACGCCGGCGGCGGCGACAAGCCGATCTACGACAGCCCGGTGGAGCTGTCGGCGAAGACGCTGAACGTCATCAAGGCCTACAGCCACGGCACCGGCGCCACCAAGGACTCCGCGGAGAACGGCTTCGCCTTCATCAAGCGGCAGTGCCTGCACTGCGCCGATCCGTCCTGCGTGTCGGTCTGCCCGGTGTCGGCGATGACCAAGGACGCCAAGACCGGAATCGTCAACCACGACCCGAGCGCTTGCATCGGCTGCCGCTACTGCGTGCTGTCCTGCCCGTTCGGCGTGCCGAAGTACGACTACAACGACGCCTTCGGCGAGATCAAAAAGTGCCAGCTCTGCAAGCAGCAGCTCGCCAAGAACGAGCTTCCGGGCTGCGCCGACGTCTGCCCGACCGGGGCGACCCTGTTCGGCCGCACGGAGGACCTGAAGGCGGAGGCCAGGCGCCGCACCGCGCTGAAGGTGGGCGAATACGCGCACTTCCCGCGCGGCGACATCGCCGGCAAGGTCGGCGGCCCGCGGTCCGGCCATGAGAAGCTCGTGGAGGCGGCCTACCAGACGCACATCTACGGCGAGAAGGAGCTGGGCGGCACCCAGTGCCTCGCGGTGTCCGCCGTGCCGTTCGACAAGCTGAACCTGCCCACCAACGTGCCGGAGAACGGCTATCCGACCCTGTCGGAAGGCATCCAGCACACGCTCTACGCGGGCATGATCGCCCCCGCCACGGTGTTCGCCGGTCTCGCCTATCTGGCGCACCGCAACACCAAGAACCACACCGACGAGTGA
- the hybB gene encoding Ni/Fe-hydrogenase cytochrome b subunit: MSSQAHEHQPLGGRVLTLPFLICAALVAIAGVILFQRYTQGLAAASNLNDGYPWGIWVAIDVVIGSAFGCAGYVIALLCYILNRGEYHPLVRPAVLASLFGYGLAGLAVLVDLGRYWNFYHMMLPWYAQPNSVMLEVGLCVATYTLVLVVEFAPAFLERFGIEGLRAKLNKVLWVFIALGVLLPTMHQSSLGTMMVIVGHKLSPLWQSQMLPVFFLLTAILMGFAIVVWESVMASLNFRRPMETPVLSKLSGLMLVVASLFVVLRFVDLIVRGQIGQIFGGPQSGWFVAEMALMISGLALLIPKANRNRSRALFLSASLLLAAGILYRLNVYLIGFTPAVGPWHYFPSVKEIMVTVGVFALEIALYLLFVKKLPVMHAVHPEHG; the protein is encoded by the coding sequence ATGTCTTCGCAAGCTCATGAGCATCAACCGCTCGGCGGTAGGGTCCTCACCCTTCCCTTCCTGATCTGCGCCGCGCTGGTCGCCATCGCCGGCGTCATCCTGTTCCAGCGCTACACGCAGGGGCTGGCCGCCGCGTCGAACCTGAACGACGGCTATCCCTGGGGCATCTGGGTCGCCATCGACGTGGTGATCGGCTCGGCCTTCGGCTGCGCCGGCTACGTCATCGCTCTGCTCTGCTACATCCTGAACCGCGGCGAGTACCACCCGCTGGTCCGTCCGGCGGTGTTGGCCAGCCTGTTCGGCTACGGCCTCGCCGGTCTGGCGGTGCTGGTCGATCTCGGCCGCTACTGGAACTTCTACCACATGATGCTGCCGTGGTACGCGCAGCCCAACTCGGTGATGCTGGAGGTCGGCCTGTGCGTGGCGACCTACACGCTGGTGCTGGTGGTGGAGTTCGCCCCGGCCTTCCTGGAGCGCTTCGGCATCGAGGGGCTGCGCGCCAAGCTGAACAAGGTGCTGTGGGTCTTCATCGCGCTGGGCGTCCTGCTTCCGACGATGCACCAGTCGTCGCTCGGCACCATGATGGTCATCGTCGGGCACAAGCTGTCGCCGCTGTGGCAGTCGCAGATGCTGCCGGTCTTCTTCCTGCTGACCGCCATCCTGATGGGCTTCGCCATCGTGGTGTGGGAATCGGTCATGGCCTCGCTGAACTTCCGCCGCCCGATGGAAACGCCGGTGCTGTCGAAGCTGTCGGGCCTGATGCTGGTCGTCGCCTCGCTGTTCGTCGTGCTGCGCTTCGTCGACCTGATCGTGCGCGGCCAGATCGGCCAGATCTTCGGCGGGCCGCAGTCCGGCTGGTTCGTGGCGGAGATGGCGCTGATGATCTCCGGCCTCGCGCTGCTGATCCCCAAGGCCAACCGCAACCGGTCGCGGGCGCTGTTCCTGTCGGCCTCGCTCCTGCTGGCGGCGGGCATCCTCTACCGCCTGAACGTCTATCTCATCGGCTTCACGCCGGCGGTCGGTCCTTGGCACTACTTCCCCTCGGTCAAGGAAATCATGGTCACCGTCGGCGTCTTCGCGCTGGAGATCGCGCTGTATCTCCTCTTCGTGAAGAAGCTGCCCGTCATGCACGCCGTCCATCCCGAGCACGGCTGA
- a CDS encoding nickel-dependent hydrogenase large subunit — MAQRVVVDPVTRIEGHLRVDCEVDGGKVTNAWASGQMWRGIELILQGKDPRDAWVFAQRICGVCTTVHAITSVRAVENALKLEVPLNAQYIRNMIQGAHNVHDHIVHFYHLSALDFVDIVSALKADPAATAKLAQSISGWPKNSTQEFATAQKKLQAFINSGQLGIFGSGYWGHPAMKLTPEANLMAASHYLQALDYQRRMNKVVAILGSKTPHIQNMAVGGVTNPINMDSQSTLTLEKLMYIKQLIDEVGDFITQVYIPDVAAIGAFYADWTQYGRGVVNYLSIPDMPLDTKGTTFALPAGYIDGGDLTKFTPIKDFHDPYFEKGVKESVKHSWYQGGKGPLHPYDGETIPNFTDWQDDGKYSWIKSPTFYDKRAQVGPLANVLGMYASGHQRTQFWVNAVLDAVSGHLGSKVGVDALHSTIGRHAARAVRCVVLHEELQNQWKLLMENIAKGDTKTFNKPVFPKGEIRGFGFHEAPRGMLSHWVVIENGKIKNYQAVVPTTWNAGPRDEDGNISAYEAALIDNPVAVADQPLEIIRTLHSFDPCLACAVHLTDTETKSHYQVKVV, encoded by the coding sequence ATGGCTCAGCGAGTTGTTGTAGATCCGGTCACCCGCATCGAGGGTCACCTGCGGGTCGATTGTGAAGTGGACGGCGGCAAGGTCACCAACGCCTGGGCGTCGGGCCAGATGTGGCGCGGCATCGAGCTGATCCTCCAGGGCAAGGACCCGCGCGACGCCTGGGTCTTCGCCCAGCGCATCTGCGGCGTCTGCACCACGGTGCACGCCATCACCTCCGTCCGCGCGGTGGAGAACGCGCTGAAGCTGGAGGTGCCGCTCAACGCCCAGTACATCCGCAACATGATCCAGGGCGCCCACAACGTCCACGATCACATCGTCCATTTCTATCACCTGTCCGCGCTCGACTTCGTGGACATCGTCTCGGCGCTGAAGGCCGACCCGGCGGCGACCGCCAAGCTGGCTCAGTCGATCTCCGGCTGGCCGAAGAACAGCACGCAGGAATTCGCCACCGCGCAGAAGAAGCTGCAGGCCTTCATCAACTCCGGCCAGCTCGGCATCTTCGGCTCGGGCTATTGGGGCCATCCGGCGATGAAGCTGACGCCGGAAGCCAACCTGATGGCGGCGTCCCACTACCTCCAGGCGCTCGACTACCAGCGGCGCATGAACAAGGTGGTGGCGATCCTCGGCTCCAAGACCCCGCACATCCAGAACATGGCGGTCGGCGGCGTCACCAACCCGATCAACATGGACAGCCAGTCCACCCTGACGCTCGAAAAGCTGATGTACATCAAGCAGCTGATCGACGAGGTGGGCGACTTCATCACCCAGGTCTACATCCCCGACGTGGCGGCCATCGGGGCCTTCTACGCCGACTGGACGCAGTACGGCCGCGGCGTGGTGAACTACCTGTCCATCCCGGACATGCCGCTGGACACCAAGGGCACCACCTTCGCCCTGCCCGCCGGCTACATCGACGGCGGCGACCTCACCAAGTTCACCCCGATCAAGGACTTCCACGACCCCTACTTCGAGAAGGGCGTGAAGGAGAGCGTGAAGCATTCCTGGTACCAGGGCGGCAAGGGTCCCCTGCACCCCTATGACGGCGAGACGATCCCGAACTTCACCGACTGGCAGGACGACGGCAAGTACAGCTGGATCAAGTCGCCGACCTTCTACGACAAGCGCGCCCAGGTCGGCCCGCTGGCCAACGTTCTGGGCATGTACGCGTCGGGCCACCAGCGCACGCAGTTCTGGGTCAACGCGGTGCTCGACGCGGTGTCGGGCCATCTCGGCAGCAAGGTCGGCGTCGACGCGCTGCACTCCACCATCGGCCGCCACGCCGCCCGCGCGGTGCGCTGCGTGGTCCTGCACGAGGAGTTGCAGAACCAGTGGAAACTGCTGATGGAGAACATCGCGAAGGGCGACACCAAGACCTTCAACAAGCCGGTGTTCCCGAAGGGCGAGATCCGCGGCTTCGGCTTCCACGAGGCGCCGCGCGGCATGCTCTCGCACTGGGTCGTGATCGAGAACGGCAAGATCAAGAACTACCAGGCGGTCGTGCCGACCACCTGGAACGCCGGCCCGCGCGACGAGGACGGGAACATCTCGGCCTACGAGGCGGCGCTGATCGACAACCCGGTGGCGGTCGCCGACCAGCCGCTGGAGATCATCCGCACCCTGCACAGCTTCGACCCGTGCCTGGCCTGCGCCGTGCACCTGACCGACACGGAAACGAAGTCGCACTATCAGGTGAAGGTCGTTTGA
- a CDS encoding HyaD/HybD family hydrogenase maturation endopeptidase, translating to MSTPMSILVLGLGNILLMDEGVGVRAMEAFDAAWSVPDHVSVVDGGTCGMDMLDLIASHRHLIAVDAVKTGAPPASLTVLRGDEVPAYFKGKLSPHQLGLSDLLASLRLQDEAPESVTVVGCVPMALGTGLMMSPEIEAVIPRMVTMIVEELARLGVTATPRN from the coding sequence ATGTCCACGCCCATGTCCATCCTCGTCCTCGGCCTCGGCAACATCCTCCTGATGGACGAAGGGGTGGGCGTGCGCGCCATGGAAGCCTTCGACGCCGCCTGGAGCGTGCCCGACCATGTCAGCGTGGTGGACGGCGGCACCTGCGGCATGGACATGCTGGACCTGATCGCCAGCCACAGGCACCTGATTGCCGTTGACGCGGTGAAGACCGGCGCGCCGCCGGCCAGCCTGACCGTGCTGCGCGGCGACGAGGTTCCGGCCTATTTCAAGGGCAAGCTGTCGCCCCACCAGCTCGGCCTCAGCGACCTGCTGGCCTCGCTGCGCCTGCAGGACGAGGCGCCGGAGAGCGTGACGGTGGTCGGCTGCGTGCCGATGGCGCTGGGCACCGGCCTGATGATGTCGCCGGAGATCGAGGCGGTGATCCCGCGGATGGTGACGATGATCGTCGAGGAGCTGGCCCGCCTCGGTGTGACCGCCACGCCCCGAAACTGA